In Janthinobacterium agaricidamnosum NBRC 102515 = DSM 9628, the DNA window TTGGCGGCGGAACGGACGCGGCGATGGCGGGCCACTATGGCACCATCGGCGACCGCCAGACTGCCGATGCGCGGCTGCAAACGCTGGCAAGGATCGTGCAGGGAGTCGTTGCGAAGAAACATGCGACACCGCCGCTGGCCGTGCTCACGGACCACGGGAAATACCACGGCATGGTCGGCCCGAAATGGGTGGCGGGCGCCGACCGCGACAACCGGGGCAAGGTGTACCTGTATTTTTGTCCGGAAGACATGACGGTCGCATTGGACAATATGCAGGGCATCGGCTGGCAGGGCGTGCCGGACTTCATGAAAGGAACCGCCCTTTCGAAGACAAGGAAGAAGGAGATGCCTGGTTTATGGGGCGCAAACCCGGCTCCGGCATGGCAGGCGGAGCGCAAGGAACTCAAGCCGCTGTCCACGCTGGGCGCCGGATTTTACCAACGGGTGTTCACCAACAGGCAACGGATGGCCCCGGCCAGGAAGACGCTTGAACCCGTGCTTGTGGGAATGCCGCCGCACGATTTCGCCTTGCATGTGAAAGATGAAGACGACCATGCGCATGTGGCCGCCTCGGGGCGCCCGCACCGCGCCCACGGCCCGGAAGTGGACTGGCCGCCCAAGCCCGGCGGCTGGGACAGTTTTCTGCACAGCGAGGCGGACCAGTGCGAAGGGATCGTCGCCATCACGGGCGAAGCCCTGCGCGTTCCGGCGCGTGCCGACTTGCGCGGCGCCGGTCAGATCGACCCGCAAGACATCCCCGGGAATTCCCCGCAGGCCCGCTTGCCGAAAGACGAGCAAGGTCCTTGCGAAGCCGTCGATCCGATCGATGCCGCGATTGCGACGACCAGCAAGCATGGACTCATGTTGCTGCGGCAGATGGCGATCGACGACCCGCGCCCGAAAGCGCAGCGCATCCCCGGCTCCGGCATGTTCGGCTCGGGTGAGCAGCGGCAGGTGCAGGATGCGTTGAACAAGGACAAGGAGCCCGGCGACCAATGCGCCAGGATTCAATCGATCACCCGGGCGGCAGGCGGCGATGACAAGCTTCTCATTACCCGCTACGAAACCCCGAACGAGGCGCGCCGCCGCTGGCAGCATGAGGTGAGCCCCAAATCGTTCCACGGCGCGATCATCGGCAGCAGCGAGAATCACCGCAACGTCACCGCTTACGACATGGCCATCGGCGGCGGCCAGGCGTCGAGCGATCCGAACTTTTATGCGTATCTGTGCGCGGTGGCGGATTGGCGTTTGAAAATGGATGACCGTCGCTTACGGCCAGGTATCCTCGGCTGGAATAAATTTCAAAAGCTGTTCTACGCCTACTGGGCAGCCGAGCCGAAGTGGCGCAAGGACGTAATCGAAGGCAACGCGAAGTATTACAGCTCGGGGGAAATGCCGGCCTGTGTGCCGCCGCTGCATACAGGTTTGCCATCGACGGTGGTGTGTGAAACGGTGGCCGGCATCCGTACGCTCGCCATGCCGCCCGATGCCAAATCCGCGACCGCCGCGTGTGTCACGCCCGCCCCGGCGAAGAAGGAGGGTGCATGAACGACATCGCACCAACGCTGTGGAAGTATTTGCTGGGCGCGTTGATCGCGCTCATTATCCTGATTCCACTGTGGACGATTTTCGTCATGGTGGTGGTACAGCCCGGAAGTCTCATGATGCAGGAGCAAACGATGAGTAATAGATTACTGTGGTGGGTCGCGGGACCGGTGGTGGTCGTTACGCTGTTCTTCGGCGTCCGCTGGATGGCCGCGTCGAATCAAGTACAGGCGAAAGAACAGCATGCACAAGCGGCCCAGGCGCAGCAGGTCGCCGCGAGCGAGCAGTCCAGGCGGGAATATGTGCTGGAGGTGATCGGCCTGGGCGTCACGCTGGACAAGTACCGCCAGGGAAAGTTGTGGGAGGCACTGCAAAAAGGCGACCCGTTCGTGACGATCCGCGAACAGGACAAGGAGAAATATGCCTGGAGCGAAATGGAAAGATCGGGAATTTCGGGTGGCCGTGGCGGCGATACGCTGGAGAACGGTGCGCAGTACACGCCGATGTACTACGGCGTCCCCGTCTTCAACGCGCAGTCTCCTAGCTTCGATCCCGAAAACATGGATTTGCCAAATGCGCCCGAAATGGGGCTTGCAGGTAGCGCAGTTTCATCCG includes these proteins:
- a CDS encoding T6SS effector phospholipase Tle3 domain-containing protein; translated protein: MAYPREPYCIGQETGILHSNRAYDKTVNVRPDLPGNVIMIHGVNDVGTSYEALEQGLCQGLDARLLSIPPGKLGLFTPATYRMPGSKPDRDDKQTLEADPDAVFFKRRIDTRTHSPAIPFYWGFRETARQAGTKNGQRTDRFGNRMDKDLSKGGGPFGNATSTLPDMWNRGLFSPREVGGDPVRPVLSAPGRMYMVLAAQRLAALIAMIRDFDKDEVVTIVAHSQGCLISLLAQAFLLDEGLRPADTLILTHPPYSLVEDTSMFFGAVEAPRMFGGGTDAAMAGHYGTIGDRQTADARLQTLARIVQGVVAKKHATPPLAVLTDHGKYHGMVGPKWVAGADRDNRGKVYLYFCPEDMTVALDNMQGIGWQGVPDFMKGTALSKTRKKEMPGLWGANPAPAWQAERKELKPLSTLGAGFYQRVFTNRQRMAPARKTLEPVLVGMPPHDFALHVKDEDDHAHVAASGRPHRAHGPEVDWPPKPGGWDSFLHSEADQCEGIVAITGEALRVPARADLRGAGQIDPQDIPGNSPQARLPKDEQGPCEAVDPIDAAIATTSKHGLMLLRQMAIDDPRPKAQRIPGSGMFGSGEQRQVQDALNKDKEPGDQCARIQSITRAAGGDDKLLITRYETPNEARRRWQHEVSPKSFHGAIIGSSENHRNVTAYDMAIGGGQASSDPNFYAYLCAVADWRLKMDDRRLRPGILGWNKFQKLFYAYWAAEPKWRKDVIEGNAKYYSSGEMPACVPPLHTGLPSTVVCETVAGIRTLAMPPDAKSATAACVTPAPAKKEGA